A genomic window from Sphingobacterium spiritivorum includes:
- a CDS encoding GNAT family N-acetyltransferase — MTEKATFIIREYKADDQSPVIGLLRLNTPEYFSSEEEVDLIHYLQHEIDHYYVVESNGLIIGCGGINFAEDKTVGKISWDILHPDFQGQSIGSALLKYRIKELQNTYHIQKITVRTSQLVYRFYEKNGFVLTKIAKDYWAPGYDLYSMRYDPEALQNQL, encoded by the coding sequence ATGACCGAAAAAGCAACATTTATCATCAGAGAATACAAGGCAGATGATCAGTCTCCTGTCATCGGATTATTACGTCTCAATACACCTGAATATTTTTCTTCGGAAGAGGAAGTCGATCTGATCCATTACCTTCAACATGAAATAGACCACTATTATGTTGTGGAATCTAACGGACTGATTATCGGATGCGGAGGTATCAACTTCGCTGAAGATAAAACGGTCGGAAAGATTAGTTGGGATATTCTTCACCCGGATTTCCAGGGACAATCCATAGGAAGTGCATTACTTAAATACCGGATCAAGGAATTACAGAACACCTATCACATTCAGAAAATAACTGTCAGGACATCCCAACTTGTTTATAGGTTTTATGAAAAGAACGGGTTTGTACTTACCAAAATAGCCAAAGATTACTGGGCTCCGGGTTACGACCTTTATAGTATGCGATACGATCCAGAGGCGCTTCAAAACCAGCTTTAA
- the asnA gene encoding aspartate--ammonia ligase: MEGRELLKTEVAISFVKDTFSQQLKHNLNLIPISSPLVVLDGTGINDDLNGIERPVAFPIKALEERLAVVVHSLAKWKRLRLRELDMLPGEGILTDMRALRPDEDYTPIHSIYVDQWDWEKVILPEHRNLNYLKETVVRIYESLKFTEHQVEKQYPAIKAILPDTITFISSEELLQKYPAFTPKERENAITKEFGAVFLYGIGGELSNGKAHDGRAADYDDWSSVNENGYNGLNGDILVWNPVLNSAFELSSMGIRVDKKALQYQLEIRNNTERASLTFHKMLLDGHLPESIGGGIGQSRVCMFMLKKSHIGEVQVSIWDEQEKENLRIQGINIL, from the coding sequence ATGGAAGGAAGAGAACTACTGAAAACAGAAGTGGCTATTAGTTTTGTTAAAGACACTTTTTCACAACAGTTAAAACACAATTTAAATTTAATACCGATTTCCTCACCTCTGGTGGTACTGGACGGTACAGGTATCAACGATGATCTGAACGGCATAGAACGTCCTGTAGCTTTTCCAATCAAAGCACTGGAAGAGCGCCTTGCTGTCGTCGTACATTCACTGGCAAAATGGAAAAGACTACGTCTCCGTGAACTGGACATGCTTCCAGGAGAAGGTATTCTTACAGATATGCGTGCCTTACGTCCGGACGAAGATTATACTCCTATCCATTCGATCTACGTAGACCAGTGGGATTGGGAAAAAGTAATTTTGCCTGAACACCGTAATCTGAATTACCTTAAAGAGACGGTGGTGAGAATTTATGAATCTTTAAAATTCACAGAACATCAGGTCGAAAAACAATATCCGGCGATTAAAGCTATTCTACCGGATACCATCACATTTATCTCTTCAGAAGAATTATTGCAGAAATATCCTGCATTCACTCCAAAAGAAAGAGAAAATGCAATCACCAAAGAATTTGGTGCTGTATTCCTGTATGGTATCGGTGGCGAACTAAGCAATGGAAAAGCACATGACGGACGCGCTGCCGATTATGACGACTGGAGCAGTGTAAATGAAAACGGTTACAACGGCCTGAATGGAGATATTCTTGTCTGGAATCCTGTTCTCAACAGCGCATTTGAACTTTCATCTATGGGTATACGCGTAGATAAAAAAGCATTGCAATATCAGCTCGAAATCCGCAATAATACAGAAAGAGCATCACTTACTTTTCATAAAATGCTCCTTGACGGACATCTTCCTGAATCCATAGGCGGAGGGATAGGCCAATCCAGAGTCTGTATGTTTATGCTTAAGAAATCGCATATAGGTGAAGTACAGGTCAGTATCTGGGATGAGCAGGAAAAAGAAAATCTTAGAATTCAGGGAATCAATATTCTGTAG
- a CDS encoding amidophosphoribosyltransferase, translating to MSDAIKHECGIALIRLLKPLSYYQEKYGTPYYGINKLYLLMEKQHNRGQDGAGIATIKFDTQPGNRYISRYRAMGSSAVADIFEYVQKKFAAVQKAYPKESKDTTWLKEHVSFTGEVLLGHLRYGTHGKNSIESCHPFLRQNNWMSRNLVVAGNFNMTNVDELLQQLYELGQHPKEKADTVTVLEKIGHFLDDENQELFDKFKKEDYSNVEISSLIAKNLDVAKILTRSAKTWDGGYTIAGIFGHGDAFVMRDPAGIRPAFYYQDEEILVVASERPVIQTAFNIPIGSVKEIKPGHALIAKKDGTVTEEMFRQPVEKKSCSFERIYFSRGSDADIYKERKELGRLLTPLVLESINYDIKNTVFSFIPNTAEVSYYGMTEGVNAYVRDLQKQALLNREDKISDTELEEVLSMAPRFEKLNVKDAKLRTFITQDADRTDMVQHVYDTTYGIVRDDKDTIVAIDDSIVRGTTLKQSILTILDRLNPKKIVIVSSAPQIRYPDCYGIDMSRMGEFVAFEAAINLLKQRGLAHIIDEVYQKCVASLTKDKEEIENYVKAIYAPFTNEEISAEIAKIIKPHHLKADVEVIFQTLENLHTAIPDHKGDWYFSGDYPTPGGNKVVNKAFMNWVEGKNVRAYFSN from the coding sequence ATGAGTGACGCTATAAAACACGAGTGCGGAATTGCACTTATTCGATTGTTAAAACCCCTCTCTTATTATCAGGAAAAATACGGTACGCCCTATTACGGGATTAATAAGCTGTATCTATTAATGGAAAAACAGCACAATCGCGGACAAGATGGTGCTGGTATTGCGACGATCAAATTTGATACGCAACCTGGTAACCGTTACATCAGCCGTTATAGAGCAATGGGTTCATCTGCTGTGGCAGATATCTTCGAATATGTTCAGAAGAAATTTGCTGCCGTTCAGAAGGCATATCCTAAAGAATCGAAAGATACAACCTGGCTGAAAGAGCATGTAAGCTTTACCGGTGAAGTGCTTTTGGGACATTTGAGATATGGAACTCACGGAAAAAACAGTATTGAGAGCTGTCATCCTTTCCTGAGACAGAATAACTGGATGAGCCGTAATCTGGTTGTAGCCGGAAATTTTAATATGACCAATGTGGATGAGTTGTTGCAACAACTGTATGAGTTGGGACAGCATCCAAAGGAGAAAGCGGATACGGTAACTGTATTGGAAAAAATCGGACACTTCTTGGACGATGAAAATCAGGAGTTATTTGATAAGTTTAAAAAAGAAGACTACTCTAATGTGGAAATCAGTTCACTGATTGCCAAAAATCTGGATGTAGCCAAAATATTAACCCGTTCTGCCAAAACCTGGGATGGGGGATATACTATTGCTGGTATATTTGGTCACGGTGATGCTTTTGTTATGCGTGATCCGGCAGGTATCAGACCGGCATTCTATTATCAGGATGAAGAAATACTTGTTGTTGCTTCAGAAAGACCGGTAATACAGACTGCTTTTAATATTCCGATTGGAAGTGTTAAAGAAATCAAGCCAGGACATGCACTCATTGCGAAAAAGGATGGTACTGTCACAGAAGAGATGTTTCGCCAGCCGGTTGAGAAAAAATCATGTTCATTTGAACGTATTTACTTTTCCCGCGGTTCTGACGCAGATATTTACAAGGAACGTAAAGAATTGGGCCGTCTCCTGACTCCGTTGGTGTTGGAATCTATAAATTACGATATCAAAAATACCGTATTTTCTTTTATACCTAATACTGCTGAAGTTTCATACTACGGTATGACTGAGGGTGTAAATGCATATGTGCGTGATCTTCAGAAACAGGCTTTACTAAACCGGGAGGATAAAATTTCGGATACAGAACTGGAAGAAGTACTGAGTATGGCGCCACGTTTTGAAAAGTTAAATGTAAAAGATGCTAAATTAAGAACGTTTATTACACAAGATGCAGACCGTACAGATATGGTACAGCATGTGTACGATACGACTTATGGTATCGTCAGAGATGATAAAGATACAATAGTAGCTATAGATGATTCTATCGTAAGAGGAACGACATTAAAACAGAGTATTCTGACGATTCTGGATCGTTTGAATCCGAAGAAGATTGTTATCGTTTCATCTGCACCACAGATCCGTTACCCGGATTGTTATGGTATCGATATGTCACGTATGGGCGAGTTTGTAGCATTTGAAGCTGCAATTAACCTGTTAAAGCAACGTGGACTGGCACACATTATTGATGAAGTTTATCAGAAGTGTGTAGCTTCTCTGACAAAAGATAAAGAAGAAATTGAGAATTATGTAAAGGCAATCTATGCGCCGTTTACAAATGAAGAAATTTCAGCTGAAATTGCGAAAATCATCAAACCTCACCATTTGAAAGCAGATGTAGAAGTTATCTTCCAGACATTGGAGAACCTGCATACAGCTATCCCTGATCATAAAGGAGATTGGTATTTTTCAGGAGATTATCCGACTCCTGGAGGAAACAAAGTTGTGAATAAAGCTTTTATGAACTGGGTTGAAGGTAAAAATGTAAGAGCCTATTTCAGCAACTAA
- the dnaE gene encoding DNA polymerase III subunit alpha, which translates to MYIIFDTETTGLPKRWDAPITDTDNWPRCIQIAWQLHDDMGNMVEHADFLIAPDGFNIPYDSEKIHGISTELAQERGIPIQEALVRFNEALAKAKFVVGQNIGFDLNIMGCEFYRYGVESPMAEMPVLDTCTEVTAELLKLPGGRGGRFKLPNLTELHTYLFGVPFAEAHNATADVEATTRCFLELVRLEVFTLDQLQQDTGYFVEFKTQNPGPIETVGLQHLNLKKASDEIRARQQTSGADEVVIDQEAAAALDDAVFAHLHNHSQFSVLQSTISIGGLVDAAVKNKMPAVALTDHGNMMGAFHFVSRVLGHNKDAETKNQELIDNGEAPTETIIKPIVGCEFFICEDHLDKSRKDNGYQVVFLAKNKNGYHNLAKMSSVAYTKGFYYVPRIDKKVVEQYKEDIIVLSGNLQGEIPNKILNIGENQAEEALIWWKEQFGEDFYIEVMRHGQEDENRVNETLVSLARRHGVKVIGTNNTYYVNKADAHAHDILLCVKDGEKLSTPKGRGRGFRFGLPNQEYYFKSAPEMKKVFADLPEAIVNIQEIIDKVEIFKLNRDVLLPKFEIPEQFQVQEDNEDGGKRGENKYLAHLTYVGAEKRYAEITDDIRERLDFELATIEKTGYPGYFLIVQDFIAEARNMGVSVGPGRGSAAGSAVAYCLGITNIDPIQYDLLFERFLNPDRVSMPDIDIDFDDEGRGRVMQYVIDKYGASQVAQIITYGTMAAKSSIKDTARVLDLPLAEANEIAKLIPNLKLSKIFNMDEKALKEALRAEELEAVHKLISLADGAGLEAETIKQARVLEGSMRNTGIHACGVIITPDDITNFVPVSLAKDSDLYVTQFDNSVVESAGLLKMDFLGLKTLTLIKDTVANVKLRHNLDLDPDNFPIDDQLTYELFQRGETIGVFQYESPGMQKHMKDLKPTVFADLIAMNALYRPGPMEYIPSFIKRKHGIEPIVYDLDACEEYLKETYGITVYQEQVMLLSQKLAGFSKGDADVLRKAMGKKQKAVLDKMKPKFVAQAVEKGHNAKVLEKIWTDWEAFASYAFNKSHSTCYAWVAYQTAYLKAHFPAEYMAAVLSNNMNDIKQVTFFMEECRRMGLEVLGPDVNESHYKFTVNDRGAIRFGMGAVKGVGAGAVDTIVQTREGNPYKSVFDMAKRIDLRAANKKAFESLAYAGGFDSFKDTHRAQYFHVDGDNSTGLEKAVKFGQRHKENESSAQASLFGGGGSAELPEPVLAPCPQWGLIEKLKYEKDVIGIYLTSHPLDNYKFEIKHFCQNNVSELQLINKVKASEVEEDVLLEFNKIKNKEVIIGGIIAAANHRVSKNGKPFGILVIEDYSDSFEMMVFGEDYVKFKGYLQEGYFVQIRGLVQERFRQVGNWGFELKNIQLLSDLREKLAKSFTVQVPLQVVNPEFVQFMKNLIDGTRVEGQDANCQLKFKIVDIQEGFNIEMPAKTIKINLTNEFLDGIEQFEGVNYRLN; encoded by the coding sequence ATGTATATAATTTTTGATACGGAAACTACAGGTTTACCTAAAAGATGGGATGCACCGATTACGGATACCGATAACTGGCCCAGATGTATACAAATTGCATGGCAGCTTCATGATGATATGGGAAATATGGTGGAGCATGCAGATTTTCTCATCGCACCGGATGGCTTTAATATTCCTTATGACTCTGAAAAGATACACGGTATATCTACAGAGTTAGCGCAGGAGCGCGGTATCCCTATACAGGAAGCATTGGTCAGGTTCAATGAAGCATTGGCAAAAGCCAAATTTGTAGTCGGACAGAATATTGGCTTTGACCTAAATATTATGGGGTGTGAATTCTACCGTTACGGAGTAGAATCACCTATGGCTGAGATGCCTGTGCTGGATACCTGTACTGAAGTAACGGCTGAGTTGCTGAAACTTCCCGGTGGACGCGGAGGCCGGTTTAAACTTCCTAATCTGACGGAGTTACACACTTATCTTTTTGGAGTTCCCTTTGCTGAAGCACACAATGCAACCGCCGATGTGGAAGCGACGACTCGTTGTTTTCTTGAATTAGTACGTCTTGAAGTCTTTACATTAGATCAGCTTCAACAGGATACCGGATACTTTGTTGAGTTTAAAACACAGAATCCCGGACCAATAGAAACGGTAGGTCTCCAGCACCTGAACCTGAAAAAGGCTTCAGATGAGATCAGAGCACGTCAGCAAACCTCAGGAGCAGATGAAGTTGTCATTGATCAGGAAGCTGCGGCTGCCCTGGATGATGCTGTATTTGCTCATTTACATAACCACTCCCAATTTTCAGTTTTACAATCCACGATCTCTATTGGAGGTCTGGTTGATGCCGCTGTTAAAAATAAAATGCCCGCAGTAGCCCTGACCGATCATGGAAATATGATGGGGGCTTTCCATTTTGTAAGCCGTGTACTCGGTCATAATAAGGATGCGGAAACCAAAAATCAGGAACTTATAGATAATGGGGAAGCACCTACAGAGACTATAATCAAACCTATAGTAGGATGTGAGTTCTTTATCTGTGAGGATCACCTTGATAAGAGTCGGAAAGATAACGGTTATCAGGTTGTCTTCCTGGCTAAAAATAAAAATGGCTATCACAATCTGGCAAAAATGTCATCGGTAGCGTATACAAAAGGATTCTATTATGTGCCGCGTATTGACAAAAAGGTTGTAGAGCAGTACAAAGAAGATATTATTGTCCTTTCGGGTAACTTGCAGGGGGAAATTCCGAATAAGATACTCAACATCGGAGAGAATCAGGCGGAAGAAGCATTGATCTGGTGGAAAGAACAGTTTGGGGAAGACTTCTATATCGAAGTCATGCGCCACGGACAGGAAGATGAAAACCGTGTCAATGAAACATTGGTTTCGCTGGCGCGCAGACATGGGGTAAAAGTCATCGGAACAAACAATACTTACTATGTCAATAAAGCAGATGCTCATGCTCACGATATTTTACTTTGTGTAAAAGACGGAGAGAAGCTCTCTACGCCAAAAGGAAGAGGACGTGGTTTCCGTTTTGGTTTGCCCAATCAGGAATATTACTTTAAGTCTGCTCCTGAAATGAAGAAGGTGTTTGCCGATCTTCCGGAGGCCATTGTTAATATTCAGGAGATTATTGATAAAGTAGAGATATTCAAACTAAACAGGGATGTTTTGCTTCCTAAGTTTGAAATCCCCGAACAGTTCCAGGTACAGGAAGATAATGAAGATGGAGGTAAAAGAGGGGAGAACAAGTATCTGGCTCATCTTACCTATGTGGGTGCGGAGAAACGATATGCCGAGATTACGGATGATATTCGTGAACGATTAGATTTTGAACTCGCGACCATTGAAAAGACAGGATATCCGGGTTATTTCCTTATCGTACAGGATTTTATTGCTGAAGCCCGCAATATGGGGGTTTCTGTAGGTCCGGGACGTGGATCTGCTGCCGGATCAGCCGTTGCTTACTGTCTGGGTATTACAAATATTGACCCTATTCAGTATGATCTGCTTTTCGAGCGTTTCCTGAATCCGGATCGTGTATCCATGCCCGATATTGATATTGACTTTGATGATGAAGGCCGTGGAAGGGTCATGCAGTATGTAATTGATAAATACGGTGCTTCTCAGGTTGCACAGATCATTACCTATGGAACTATGGCCGCCAAATCTTCGATCAAAGATACAGCCCGTGTATTGGATCTTCCGCTCGCAGAAGCCAATGAGATTGCCAAGCTGATTCCTAATCTCAAGCTGAGCAAGATCTTCAATATGGATGAAAAAGCATTGAAGGAAGCCCTTCGGGCTGAAGAGCTCGAAGCTGTCCATAAACTCATCTCGCTTGCTGATGGCGCCGGACTTGAAGCCGAGACAATCAAGCAGGCAAGAGTACTCGAAGGTTCTATGCGGAATACAGGTATTCATGCCTGCGGAGTTATTATTACGCCCGATGATATCACTAATTTCGTTCCGGTTTCATTAGCGAAAGACTCCGACCTTTATGTAACGCAGTTTGATAACTCCGTGGTGGAAAGTGCGGGTCTCCTGAAGATGGACTTTTTAGGGTTAAAGACACTTACCCTGATTAAAGATACTGTTGCTAACGTCAAACTGAGGCATAATCTGGATCTGGATCCGGACAATTTCCCGATAGATGATCAGTTAACATATGAGTTATTCCAACGCGGAGAGACCATCGGTGTATTCCAGTACGAGTCGCCCGGTATGCAGAAGCATATGAAGGATCTCAAGCCCACTGTGTTTGCCGATCTGATTGCGATGAATGCCCTGTATCGTCCGGGGCCGATGGAGTATATCCCAAGCTTTATCAAACGTAAACACGGAATAGAGCCGATTGTATACGATCTGGATGCCTGTGAAGAGTACCTGAAAGAAACATATGGTATTACCGTATATCAGGAGCAGGTAATGCTACTGTCACAGAAACTCGCCGGATTCTCAAAAGGTGATGCCGACGTATTGCGTAAGGCGATGGGTAAGAAACAAAAGGCTGTACTGGATAAGATGAAGCCTAAGTTTGTAGCGCAGGCTGTAGAAAAAGGACATAATGCCAAAGTGCTGGAAAAAATCTGGACCGACTGGGAAGCTTTTGCGAGTTATGCCTTCAATAAATCACACTCTACCTGTTATGCATGGGTAGCTTATCAGACAGCCTATCTGAAAGCGCATTTCCCTGCTGAATATATGGCGGCTGTATTGTCCAATAATATGAATGATATCAAACAGGTGACATTCTTTATGGAAGAGTGCCGGAGAATGGGGCTGGAAGTATTAGGGCCGGATGTCAATGAATCACATTATAAATTTACTGTAAATGATAGAGGGGCTATTCGTTTTGGAATGGGAGCCGTCAAAGGAGTAGGTGCAGGGGCTGTGGATACGATAGTACAGACTCGTGAAGGCAACCCTTATAAATCAGTATTTGATATGGCCAAGAGGATAGATCTTCGTGCTGCTAACAAAAAAGCATTCGAAAGTCTGGCTTATGCCGGAGGTTTTGATAGTTTCAAGGATACACATCGTGCCCAGTATTTTCATGTGGACGGAGATAACTCTACCGGACTGGAAAAAGCTGTCAAGTTTGGTCAGCGTCACAAAGAAAATGAAAGTTCAGCTCAGGCGAGCCTGTTTGGAGGAGGTGGAAGTGCTGAGCTTCCGGAGCCTGTACTGGCGCCATGTCCGCAGTGGGGACTCATCGAAAAACTCAAGTACGAGAAAGATGTGATCGGTATTTACCTGACCAGTCATCCGCTTGACAACTATAAATTTGAGATCAAACATTTCTGCCAGAACAACGTAAGTGAACTCCAACTGATCAATAAAGTCAAAGCTTCAGAAGTGGAAGAGGATGTATTGCTAGAGTTCAATAAGATCAAAAATAAAGAAGTCATTATCGGAGGGATAATTGCAGCAGCAAATCATCGTGTTTCCAAGAATGGCAAACCCTTTGGGATACTGGTTATAGAAGATTATTCGGATTCATTTGAAATGATGGTCTTCGGTGAGGATTATGTTAAATTTAAGGGCTATCTGCAGGAAGGATACTTTGTGCAGATCCGCGGATTGGTTCAGGAAAGATTCAGGCAGGTCGGAAACTGGGGTTTTGAGCTGAAAAATATCCAGTTGTTATCGGATCTTCGGGAGAAACTGGCGAAAAGTTTTACCGTACAGGTGCCTTTACAGGTTGTCAATCCTGAATTTGTACAGTTTATGAAGAACTTAATAGACGGTACGCGGGTAGAAGGACAGGATGCCAATTGTCAGTTGAAATTCAAAATTGTGGATATACAGGAAGGCTTCAATATAGAGATGCCGGCGAAAACTATAAAAATTAACCTCACAAACGAATTTTTGGATGGGATAGAGCAGTTTGAAGGTGTTAATTATAGATTGAATTGA
- a CDS encoding ammonium transporter: MKSKKSVFPLIFMVGVLILALIFPSVPVSGSDFEYSGADTAWMLTSTALVLIMTPGLAYFYGGMVKKKNVISTMLQSFICMAVVAVIWVVFGFSLVFGTSIGGIIGDPRTYFMFEHVIGGKPWPGAPTIPFTLFAMYQLKFAIITPALITGAVAERIRFTSYILFICLFFIFIYAPLAHATWHPDGVLFKLGVLDFAGGTVVHMSAGLTALAAAIYLKQGKDFHAHNPARITYVMLGTGMLWFGWFGFNAGSAFGANALAATALATTSAASGAAALMWIFFDAARGIKPSAMGTCIGAVVGLVAITPAAGFVTVPHSLIIGAVAALISRMVVDWRTKSRVDDTLDVFPCHGLGGMVGMLLTGIFATKAINGAVEHDGLFFGETTLFFAHVIGLVGATLFTLILAFVLLKLTDLISPLRVSEEEEEIGLDLSQHNEKL, translated from the coding sequence ATGAAAAGTAAAAAGTCTGTTTTTCCGCTGATTTTTATGGTGGGGGTTTTGATCTTAGCTCTGATTTTCCCTTCAGTTCCTGTTAGTGGTAGTGATTTTGAATATTCAGGTGCGGATACAGCCTGGATGTTGACATCTACGGCTCTGGTTTTGATTATGACTCCGGGTTTAGCTTATTTTTATGGAGGAATGGTGAAAAAGAAGAATGTAATCTCTACGATGTTGCAGAGTTTTATTTGTATGGCAGTAGTGGCGGTGATATGGGTTGTATTTGGTTTCAGTCTGGTGTTTGGTACCTCGATTGGTGGTATTATAGGTGATCCACGTACCTATTTTATGTTTGAGCATGTGATAGGAGGTAAGCCCTGGCCGGGCGCACCAACCATTCCGTTTACCTTATTTGCGATGTATCAGCTTAAATTTGCAATTATTACTCCTGCATTGATAACAGGTGCTGTGGCCGAACGTATCCGTTTTACCTCTTATATTTTATTTATCTGTTTGTTTTTTATTTTTATTTATGCTCCGCTGGCGCATGCTACCTGGCATCCGGATGGTGTGCTTTTCAAGCTTGGCGTCCTGGATTTTGCAGGTGGTACAGTTGTACATATGTCTGCAGGACTGACTGCATTAGCTGCAGCGATCTATCTTAAACAGGGTAAAGATTTTCATGCCCATAATCCGGCACGCATTACATATGTGATGCTGGGTACGGGGATGTTATGGTTCGGATGGTTTGGATTCAATGCCGGTTCAGCTTTCGGAGCCAATGCGCTGGCTGCTACAGCACTGGCGACTACTTCCGCAGCCTCAGGTGCAGCGGCATTGATGTGGATATTTTTTGATGCAGCAAGAGGGATTAAACCATCTGCGATGGGGACTTGTATCGGCGCCGTAGTAGGACTGGTTGCTATTACACCTGCTGCAGGATTCGTGACCGTACCACATTCCCTGATTATTGGTGCTGTAGCAGCACTTATCAGTCGGATGGTCGTCGATTGGAGAACCAAATCACGTGTGGATGATACGCTTGATGTATTTCCGTGTCACGGATTAGGTGGTATGGTGGGGATGCTACTTACCGGAATATTTGCTACTAAAGCGATAAACGGGGCTGTAGAGCATGACGGATTGTTTTTCGGAGAGACTACGCTTTTTTTTGCGCATGTGATAGGTTTGGTAGGAGCGACTCTTTTTACATTGATACTGGCTTTTGTACTTTTAAAACTGACAGACCTGATCTCTCCGTTGCGGGTGAGCGAAGAAGAAGAAGAAATCGGACTTGATCTTTCTCAGCATAATGAGAAATTATAA
- the trxA gene encoding thioredoxin, with product MALEITDSNFEELVLKSDKPVLVDFWAEWCGPCRMVGPVVEEIAKEYEGKAVVGKVDVDSNPEISVRFGIRNIPALLFFKNGEIVDKQVGAVPKSVLTEKLNKQF from the coding sequence ATGGCTTTAGAAATTACAGACAGCAATTTTGAAGAATTGGTATTAAAATCAGATAAACCGGTATTGGTAGATTTTTGGGCAGAATGGTGTGGTCCTTGCCGCATGGTAGGTCCGGTTGTAGAAGAGATCGCTAAAGAATATGAAGGTAAGGCTGTTGTCGGAAAAGTTGACGTAGATAGTAACCCTGAAATTTCAGTTCGTTTTGGTATACGTAACATTCCTGCACTATTGTTCTTCAAAAACGGCGAGATCGTTGATAAACAAGTTGGAGCAGTACCAAAATCAGTATTGACAGAAAAACTTAACAAGCAGTTCTAA